From the genome of Phycisphaerae bacterium, one region includes:
- a CDS encoding histidinol-phosphatase HisJ family protein yields MHDQHVHTWFSNDSQADPAENVRQAVSMGLAGLTFTDHFDSHPTEWPLCKYDYDGIAAAVSALRKKYDDSLFVGHGIEVCYQPEQMEKIFTFLEEHRFDIVLLSVHWFHGKALHERQHWTGLDPAAATRQYLEAVLEAARFALDLKRQGRRPFDVLGHLDLVKRYTVRYFGTFDIRPCGDLVDEILRTCLEADLVPEVNLSTLRQSLPEPSPAEWIVGRYAKLGGRAMTLGSDAHRPEHVGMGVGDAAAVLKRQGIECLAVFRDRKRTDEPL; encoded by the coding sequence TTGCACGATCAGCATGTACACACGTGGTTTTCGAACGACTCGCAGGCCGATCCGGCGGAGAATGTCCGACAGGCCGTCAGCATGGGATTGGCGGGCTTGACCTTCACGGATCATTTCGACAGCCATCCCACGGAGTGGCCGTTATGCAAATACGACTACGATGGGATTGCTGCAGCGGTCTCGGCCCTGCGGAAGAAGTATGACGACAGCCTCTTTGTGGGGCACGGCATCGAGGTCTGTTACCAGCCGGAGCAGATGGAAAAGATCTTCACGTTCTTGGAGGAGCATCGATTCGACATCGTGCTTCTGAGCGTCCACTGGTTTCACGGCAAGGCTCTGCATGAGCGGCAGCACTGGACAGGGTTGGATCCGGCAGCGGCGACGCGGCAATACCTGGAGGCGGTTCTGGAGGCGGCCCGTTTTGCGCTCGATCTGAAGCGGCAAGGGCGCAGGCCTTTTGACGTTCTGGGGCATCTTGATCTGGTCAAACGGTATACAGTTCGGTATTTCGGTACGTTTGACATCCGCCCGTGTGGGGACCTGGTTGATGAGATCCTGCGGACCTGCCTGGAGGCGGATCTGGTGCCGGAGGTCAATCTAAGCACGCTGCGTCAGTCGCTTCCGGAGCCGTCACCGGCGGAATGGATCGTCGGTCGCTATGCCAAACTGGGCGGGCGGGCCATGACGCTGGGCAGCGATGCTCATCGTCCCGAGCATGTTGGGATGGGTGTCGGGGATGCCGCCGCGGTGCTCAAGCGACAAGGCATCGAGTGTTTGGCCGTTTTTCGCGATCGTAAGCGGACCGACGAACCGCTTTGA
- a CDS encoding thioredoxin family protein yields the protein MRALKRTEWVGAVLLAVAAPGCGAGGWESNLEAGLSRAASERRPALVMFSSAVSPDCVQMDEEVFSDPQVQNVLNSYVRVRIDYLIHHKLAKELNVRSVPTFVIFRPDRSVAGVREGKMDARSFSFFLIKHRYY from the coding sequence ATGAGAGCACTGAAGCGGACAGAGTGGGTCGGTGCGGTCCTCTTGGCGGTTGCGGCTCCCGGGTGCGGCGCTGGGGGGTGGGAAAGCAACCTCGAGGCGGGCTTGTCGAGAGCGGCCAGCGAGCGGCGACCCGCCCTGGTGATGTTCAGTTCGGCGGTGAGCCCCGATTGCGTCCAGATGGACGAAGAGGTGTTTTCCGATCCGCAGGTTCAGAACGTCCTGAACTCCTACGTGCGGGTTCGGATCGACTACCTGATTCACCACAAGCTGGCCAAGGAACTGAACGTGCGGAGCGTGCCGACGTTTGTGATTTTCCGCCCGGATCGTTCGGTGGCCGGCGTTCGGGAGGGTAAGATGGACGCCCGGAGCTTCTCCTTCTTCCTCATCAAGCACCGGTACTACTGA
- a CDS encoding potassium transporter Kup — MPSEPTHEVLPSRTAQQTVPHPSPRDAPRNEHRLGRASLAALSLGALGVVYGDIGTSPLYALRECFGPLFGVEADPRNVLGLLSLFFWSLTLVVVGKYIGFVLRADNRGEGGILSLMALAVPQTVRPANLLSKAGIAIGLGLFGASLLFAEGLITPAISVLSAVEGLEVSAPTLKPFIVPITLAILVALFMVQKHGTGFVGAMFGPVMLLWFGAIAALGLRWIVREPAVLTAVYPWYAVRHLIEHGWHGFLVLGAVVLCFTGTEALYADLGHFGRNPIRLTWYLVVFPALLLNYFGQGAAVIHTQGAAASNPFYALATGSLHYPLVTIATLATVIASQALISGAFSLARQAVQLGYCPRLTVVHTSSRTIGQIYIPEINAILMVACCGLVLAFRTSSRLAAAYGVAVVSTMTLTSLLFLLMARRHWGWSPLKAAGLTAVFLTVDLTFLVANLTKLFSGGWFPLVVAMGVFGLMTTWKRGRSLLAASLAKARLPLDIFLRNLAAGKQPVRVPGTAVFMTSDPTGTPVVLMHHFKHNKVLHERVILLSVSTEEVPTVPPSSRVQVQDLGLGFFQVNAFYGYMQTPSVADILRCCEPAGLKVDLAEVSFYLGRETLIRTRKPGMSQWRKTLFAVMSRNAISAVAYFGIPPNRVVELGAQIEL; from the coding sequence ATGCCCTCAGAACCAACTCACGAAGTCTTGCCCTCCAGGACGGCGCAGCAGACTGTCCCGCATCCTTCGCCTCGTGATGCACCCCGCAACGAGCATCGGCTCGGGCGGGCATCCCTGGCCGCACTGTCTCTAGGGGCGCTCGGGGTGGTCTACGGCGACATCGGCACCTCCCCTCTGTACGCCCTGAGAGAATGTTTCGGCCCACTGTTCGGGGTCGAGGCCGATCCGCGAAACGTGCTGGGGCTGCTGTCCCTTTTCTTCTGGTCCCTGACCCTGGTAGTGGTCGGCAAGTATATCGGCTTCGTGCTCCGCGCCGATAACCGCGGTGAAGGCGGCATCCTGTCACTGATGGCCCTGGCGGTGCCGCAGACGGTTCGACCGGCGAATCTGCTTTCCAAGGCCGGGATCGCGATCGGCCTGGGGTTGTTCGGGGCATCTCTGCTGTTCGCCGAGGGTCTGATCACGCCGGCCATCTCGGTCCTCAGTGCGGTCGAGGGCCTTGAAGTCTCCGCGCCGACGCTAAAGCCGTTCATTGTCCCGATCACGCTTGCCATCCTGGTGGCGTTATTCATGGTTCAGAAACACGGGACGGGGTTTGTGGGGGCGATGTTCGGACCGGTCATGCTGTTGTGGTTTGGAGCCATCGCAGCGTTGGGGCTGCGGTGGATCGTGCGGGAACCCGCGGTATTGACGGCCGTCTACCCTTGGTACGCCGTCCGCCATCTCATCGAGCATGGGTGGCATGGCTTTCTCGTGCTGGGAGCCGTGGTACTATGCTTCACAGGCACGGAAGCGTTATACGCGGATCTCGGTCATTTCGGAAGGAATCCTATTCGGCTGACTTGGTACCTCGTGGTGTTTCCCGCGCTGCTGCTGAACTACTTCGGTCAGGGCGCGGCGGTGATCCACACCCAAGGCGCTGCGGCGAGCAACCCCTTCTATGCACTGGCTACCGGATCGCTCCATTACCCCCTGGTGACGATTGCCACACTGGCAACAGTCATCGCCTCACAGGCCTTGATATCCGGAGCGTTCTCCCTCGCCCGACAGGCGGTGCAATTGGGTTACTGTCCCCGCCTGACCGTGGTACACACGTCCAGCCGGACCATCGGCCAAATCTATATTCCCGAGATCAATGCCATCCTGATGGTGGCATGCTGTGGGCTGGTTCTGGCTTTCAGGACCTCCTCGCGGCTGGCGGCGGCCTACGGCGTCGCCGTGGTCAGCACCATGACCCTGACCTCCTTGCTGTTCCTCCTGATGGCTCGCCGACACTGGGGATGGAGTCCCCTGAAGGCGGCCGGACTGACCGCGGTGTTTCTGACAGTCGACCTGACGTTCCTCGTTGCCAATCTGACAAAGCTCTTCAGCGGCGGATGGTTCCCACTGGTGGTTGCCATGGGAGTGTTTGGACTGATGACCACCTGGAAGCGCGGCCGATCATTGCTGGCCGCGTCGCTCGCCAAGGCCCGGCTGCCGCTTGATATCTTCTTGCGGAATCTTGCCGCCGGAAAACAACCCGTCCGTGTGCCGGGAACCGCGGTGTTCATGACCTCGGATCCGACCGGCACGCCCGTCGTCCTCATGCACCATTTCAAACACAACAAGGTGCTCCACGAACGCGTCATCCTGCTGAGCGTCTCGACGGAAGAGGTGCCGACGGTGCCTCCCTCCTCTCGGGTTCAGGTGCAGGATCTGGGCCTGGGATTCTTTCAGGTCAACGCCTTCTACGGCTACATGCAGACGCCCAGTGTGGCCGACATACTCCGCTGCTGTGAACCGGCCGGACTAAAAGTCGACCTGGCGGAGGTGAGCTTCTATCTTGGAAGGGAAACGTTGATCAGAACCCGAAAACCGGGCATGTCGCAATGGCGCAAGACTCTCTTCGCGGTGATGTCGCGAAACGCCATTTCGGCGGTTGCCTATTTCGGCATTCCGCCCAATCGTGTCGTGGAACTGGGCGCCCAGATCGAGCTGTGA
- the prfB gene encoding peptide chain release factor 2 (programmed frameshift), with the protein MRFEDPAATLKDFSTRILTIRDSLDLPAKLKRLAELDEIMARRGFWDVPERAREVVGELKALKGLVEPVQALLAKVEDAEALLELAKEANDAASFEELDNELHVIQQQLERVELMALLSGKNDACDCFFSIQAGAGGTEACDWAEMLLRMYLRYFENNGYKAEELARTDGEEAGIRSITLKVTGYYAMGYLSCERGVHRLVRISPFDANKRRHTSFAAVDVLPVLEDLDVDLKEEELDIVYFRRASGAGGQNVNKVATAVRVRHVPTGIVVECVNERSQQQNKRMALAILQSKIEALRQAERDQEMQNLYGDKGEVAWGNQIRSYVLDDRRVKDHRNGVETSNVERVLDGDIQMFIEAELRRRASKRK; encoded by the exons ATGAGATTTGAAGACCCTGCTGCAACACTCAAGGATTTCTCGACCCGTATCCTCACCATACGGGATTCTCTT GACTTGCCTGCCAAGCTCAAGCGACTTGCGGAACTGGATGAGATCATGGCCAGGCGCGGCTTTTGGGATGTGCCGGAGCGGGCGCGCGAGGTGGTCGGCGAACTGAAGGCTCTCAAGGGGCTGGTCGAGCCGGTGCAAGCCTTGCTGGCGAAGGTCGAGGATGCCGAAGCGCTGCTCGAACTGGCCAAAGAGGCCAACGACGCCGCCTCTTTTGAGGAGCTGGACAATGAGCTGCATGTGATCCAGCAGCAGCTCGAGCGTGTCGAGCTGATGGCTCTGCTGTCCGGCAAGAACGACGCGTGTGACTGTTTCTTCAGCATCCAGGCCGGCGCGGGCGGAACCGAGGCCTGCGACTGGGCCGAGATGCTGCTGCGAATGTACCTTCGTTACTTCGAGAACAACGGGTACAAGGCCGAGGAGCTGGCCCGCACCGATGGTGAGGAGGCCGGGATCCGCAGCATCACCCTCAAGGTCACCGGCTACTATGCCATGGGATACCTATCGTGCGAGCGGGGCGTCCATCGCCTTGTACGGATCAGTCCGTTTGATGCCAACAAGCGTCGGCACACGAGTTTCGCGGCGGTCGACGTCCTGCCGGTTCTGGAGGACCTTGACGTCGATTTGAAGGAGGAGGAGCTGGACATCGTGTACTTTCGGCGGGCCAGCGGGGCGGGCGGTCAAAACGTGAACAAGGTGGCGACGGCCGTTCGCGTGCGACATGTTCCGACGGGCATCGTGGTGGAGTGCGTCAACGAGCGCAGCCAGCAACAGAACAAGCGGATGGCTCTTGCCATCCTCCAGTCCAAGATCGAAGCTCTCAGGCAGGCTGAGCGCGACCAAGAGATGCAGAACCTCTACGGCGACAAGGGGGAAGTTGCGTGGGGCAACCAGATCCGCAGTTACGTGCTCGATGACCGCCGGGTCAAGGATCATCGCAACGGCGTCGAGACGAGCAACGTCGAACGCGTCTTAGACGGCGATATTCAGATGTTCATCGAAGCCGAGCTTCGGCGTCGTGCCAGCAAGAGAAAGTAA
- the elbB gene encoding isoprenoid biosynthesis glyoxalase ElbB produces the protein MMVKVAVCLSGCGVFDGSEIHEAVLTLLALDQAGARYVCCAPNADQAVVMNHLTRNPVPGERRNVLVESARIARGEIQDLANVHARDVDALIFPGGLGAAQNLSSFAADGANCTVHPEVKRLVGEMIDAGKPVGAICIAPAMLARILSSRGLVAQVTIGNDARTASEIEKMGIRHTDCSCTSFVVDSAHRVVTTPAYMLAKGPAEVFEGVKGLVGEVVRLAGS, from the coding sequence ATCATGGTGAAGGTCGCGGTCTGTTTATCGGGATGCGGCGTGTTCGACGGTTCGGAGATTCACGAGGCGGTCTTGACCCTGCTTGCCCTGGATCAGGCGGGCGCCAGGTACGTGTGTTGTGCTCCCAACGCGGACCAGGCGGTGGTGATGAACCACTTGACCCGCAACCCTGTTCCGGGGGAGCGTCGCAACGTGCTGGTCGAATCGGCGCGGATTGCCCGGGGCGAGATCCAGGATCTGGCCAACGTTCACGCCCGCGATGTTGATGCACTGATCTTTCCGGGCGGCCTCGGGGCGGCCCAAAACCTGTCTTCATTCGCCGCCGACGGGGCGAACTGTACGGTGCATCCCGAGGTGAAGCGGCTGGTCGGAGAGATGATTGACGCGGGCAAACCCGTTGGGGCCATCTGCATCGCCCCGGCCATGCTCGCTCGGATTCTGAGCAGCAGGGGGCTGGTGGCGCAGGTGACCATCGGCAACGACGCCCGGACGGCCTCTGAAATCGAGAAGATGGGAATTCGTCACACCGATTGTTCCTGCACGTCGTTTGTCGTTGACTCAGCACACCGTGTGGTGACGACACCTGCCTACATGCTTGCCAAAGGGCCTGCGGAGGTGTTTGAGGGAGTCAAAGGGTTGGTTGGGGAGGTTGTTCGTCTGGCAGGCTCTTAG
- a CDS encoding MarC family protein: MVDFFLTALVSILFVVDPPGAVPTYLVISAGQDAAQRKRTALRASVVATLTLAGFAGGGQVIFHYLGLTLPAFQIAGGLILFLVALDMIRAQRLTQEEPDEVSEGMAKEDVAITPLAIPMLAGPASMASVTVLIDRAAGPHAILIVYVAVAITGLVSYVTLRLADPLYKALGKTGIHIFSRILGLILAGVSVQFVLDGLRAGKYINAG, from the coding sequence ATGGTCGATTTCTTCCTGACAGCACTGGTCTCCATCCTCTTTGTGGTGGACCCCCCCGGCGCCGTGCCAACATACCTGGTCATCAGTGCCGGCCAGGACGCCGCACAGCGAAAACGAACCGCCCTGCGGGCCAGTGTCGTCGCAACGCTCACGCTGGCGGGATTCGCCGGCGGCGGACAGGTGATCTTTCACTACCTCGGCCTGACGTTGCCCGCCTTCCAGATCGCAGGCGGTCTGATCTTGTTTCTCGTTGCACTGGACATGATCCGGGCTCAGCGGCTCACCCAGGAAGAGCCCGACGAAGTCAGCGAAGGCATGGCCAAAGAGGATGTGGCCATCACCCCCCTGGCGATACCCATGCTGGCCGGACCAGCCTCAATGGCCAGCGTCACCGTGCTGATCGATCGCGCCGCCGGCCCTCACGCCATACTCATCGTTTATGTTGCCGTCGCGATCACCGGCCTGGTGAGCTATGTCACCCTGCGACTGGCCGACCCCCTCTACAAAGCCCTGGGCAAGACCGGCATCCACATTTTCAGCCGTATTCTGGGCCTCATTCTCGCAGGCGTCTCCGTTCAGTTCGTTCTCGACGGGCTCCGGGCAGGCAAGTACATCAATGCGGGGTAG